A section of the Marinimicrobium koreense genome encodes:
- the ftsX gene encoding permease-like cell division protein FtsX, whose product MSPRRPTARKTAAPAAKPRSQGASQSRTRLTDRLDSWQAHHSTTAVESLQRLFRTPLQSLLTWLVVAVAVALPAALYLVLSNVQNLGYSWQDSGQMSVFLVRDSRPEAIDALRTSLNEDARVDQVEHVPPSAALEEFKSYSGLGRVLEGLDENPLPDVLLVRPATNDPEALTELRDHLSGQAIVAEARLDMAWVKRLQEMMVLGQRVVLALAALLALGVLLAVGNTIRLAIENRRDEILVVKLVGGTDAFVRRPFLYTGFWYGLGGGILALVLLALGLWWLSGPVARLADLYQSDFRLQGLDLTQSLQLVLLSGLLGLVGAWLAVARHLIQIEPR is encoded by the coding sequence GTGAGCCCCCGTCGACCCACTGCCCGTAAAACCGCCGCTCCGGCGGCGAAGCCACGCAGCCAGGGCGCGAGTCAGAGTCGCACCCGGCTGACCGATCGGCTCGATTCCTGGCAGGCCCACCACAGCACGACTGCGGTGGAGAGTCTGCAGCGGCTGTTTCGCACGCCCCTGCAGAGCTTGCTCACCTGGCTGGTGGTGGCCGTCGCCGTGGCCCTGCCCGCCGCGCTGTATCTGGTGTTGAGCAACGTCCAGAATCTGGGTTACAGCTGGCAGGATTCCGGGCAGATGTCGGTTTTTCTGGTGCGGGATTCCCGTCCTGAGGCGATTGACGCGCTGCGTACCTCGCTGAACGAGGATGCGCGGGTGGACCAGGTGGAGCATGTGCCACCCAGTGCGGCACTGGAGGAGTTCAAGTCCTATTCGGGCCTCGGTCGGGTGCTGGAGGGGCTGGATGAGAACCCGTTGCCGGATGTGCTGCTGGTGCGTCCGGCCACCAATGACCCGGAGGCGCTCACCGAGCTGCGGGATCACCTGTCCGGGCAGGCCATCGTGGCCGAAGCGCGCCTGGATATGGCCTGGGTCAAGCGCCTGCAGGAAATGATGGTGCTCGGCCAGCGGGTGGTGCTCGCTCTGGCGGCGCTACTGGCTCTGGGGGTGCTGCTGGCGGTGGGCAATACCATCCGCCTGGCCATTGAGAACCGCCGGGACGAGATTCTGGTGGTCAAGCTGGTGGGCGGCACCGATGCGTTTGTGCGCCGCCCCTTCCTGTATACCGGCTTCTGGTACGGCCTCGGTGGCGGCATTCTGGCGCTGGTGTTGCTGGCGTTGGGGCTGTGGTGGCTGTCCGGGCCGGTGGCCCGATTGGCGGACCTGTACCAGAGTGATTTTCGTCTTCAGGGGTTGGATCTGACCCAGAGCCTTCAGCTGGTGCTGCTGTCCGGCCTGCTCGGGTTGGTGGGGGCCTGGTTGGCGGTGGCGCGGCATTTGATCCAGATAGAGCCGCGTTGA
- the ftsY gene encoding signal recognition particle-docking protein FtsY — protein sequence MLFFKRKKPTPEASEGQEPSSEASSPEAPESVEPSATEEPSASREPAESGKSGEAEPQQAASDPARDTPEDPKPKKGLFARIKAGLSRTSSHFSEGLGNLILGSKTIDDELLEEIESQLLVADVGYEATTDIIDNLTDRVARKQLNDPESLFKALREQLSELLAPVESPLVVDSSRTPYVILVVGVNGVGKTTTIGKLAKHLQNQDKKVMLAAGDTFRAAAVEQLQVWGERNNVPVIAQHTGADSASVVFDALQAAKARGTDVLIADTAGRLHNKSHLMDELAKVKRVMAKIDETAPHEVLLVLDAGTGQNAVSQAREFIQSAGVTGLVLTKLDGTAKGGVIFALSKEFNLPVRFIGVGEGVDDLQPFAAEPFVNALFGEQRG from the coding sequence ATGTTGTTTTTCAAACGCAAGAAGCCTACGCCCGAGGCGTCCGAAGGCCAGGAACCCTCATCCGAGGCATCGTCACCGGAGGCGCCTGAGTCGGTAGAGCCATCAGCGACTGAAGAGCCCTCAGCGTCTAGAGAGCCCGCAGAGTCTGGAAAGTCTGGAGAGGCTGAGCCCCAACAGGCTGCGTCCGACCCGGCCCGCGACACCCCGGAAGACCCCAAGCCCAAAAAAGGCCTGTTCGCCCGTATCAAGGCCGGCCTGAGCCGCACCAGCAGCCACTTTTCCGAGGGGCTGGGGAATCTGATTCTGGGCAGTAAGACCATCGACGATGAGCTGCTGGAGGAAATCGAATCCCAATTGCTGGTGGCCGATGTGGGCTATGAGGCCACCACCGACATCATCGACAACCTGACTGACCGGGTCGCTCGCAAGCAGTTGAATGACCCCGAGTCCCTGTTCAAGGCCCTGCGCGAGCAGTTGTCGGAATTGCTGGCGCCGGTGGAGTCGCCCCTGGTGGTTGACTCATCCAGAACCCCCTATGTGATTCTGGTGGTGGGTGTGAACGGCGTGGGTAAAACCACCACCATCGGCAAGCTGGCCAAACATCTGCAAAACCAGGACAAAAAAGTCATGCTCGCCGCCGGGGATACCTTCCGGGCGGCCGCTGTTGAGCAGCTCCAGGTTTGGGGCGAGCGCAATAATGTGCCGGTGATCGCCCAGCACACCGGGGCGGACAGTGCCTCGGTGGTGTTCGACGCGCTGCAGGCCGCCAAGGCCCGCGGCACCGACGTGCTGATTGCCGATACCGCCGGTCGGCTGCACAACAAAAGTCACCTGATGGACGAGCTGGCCAAGGTCAAACGGGTCATGGCCAAAATTGACGAGACCGCCCCCCATGAAGTGCTCCTGGTGCTCGATGCAGGCACCGGCCAGAACGCGGTCAGTCAGGCGCGGGAATTCATTCAGTCCGCCGGCGTCACCGGGCTGGTGCTGACCAAACTTGATGGCACCGCCAAGGGCGGTGTGATCTTCGCGCTCAGCAAGGAGTTCAATTTGCCGGTGCGCTTTATCGGCGTCGGCGAGGGGGTGGATGATCTGCAACCCTTCGCCGCCGAGCCGTTCGTCAATGCCCTGTTTGGCGAGCAGCGCGGCTGA
- the ftsE gene encoding cell division ATP-binding protein FtsE: MIRFDNVSKRYGSGQDALSRVSFDVARGEMLFLTGHSGAGKSTLMKLIMLMERPTQGQVFIDDRNLNRLSRRHIPYFRRKVGVVFQNHQLLFDRTVFDNVALPLQIAGYQASEVGRRVRAALDKVGLLSKERHNPIMLSGGEQQRVGIARAVVNKPPLLLADEPTGNLDPELSADIMNLFEQFNEVGVTVMIASHDLALLKRMNKRVLGLSGGQVAHDGVLP, translated from the coding sequence GTGATTCGGTTCGATAACGTCAGCAAACGCTACGGCAGCGGCCAGGATGCCCTTTCCCGGGTCAGTTTCGACGTGGCCCGGGGGGAGATGCTGTTTCTCACCGGTCATTCCGGGGCGGGTAAAAGTACCCTGATGAAGCTGATCATGCTGATGGAGCGCCCCACCCAGGGGCAGGTGTTCATTGATGATCGCAACCTCAACCGGCTGTCTCGCCGACATATTCCTTACTTCCGCCGCAAGGTGGGCGTGGTTTTTCAGAACCACCAATTGCTGTTCGACCGCACGGTGTTCGATAACGTCGCCCTGCCCCTGCAGATTGCCGGCTATCAGGCTTCGGAAGTCGGCCGTCGGGTGCGTGCGGCGCTGGACAAGGTGGGGCTGCTCAGCAAGGAGCGGCACAACCCGATCATGCTCTCCGGTGGTGAACAACAGCGGGTGGGCATTGCCCGGGCCGTGGTCAACAAGCCGCCGCTGCTGCTGGCGGATGAACCGACCGGTAACCTGGACCCTGAGCTGTCCGCGGATATCATGAACCTGTTCGAGCAGTTCAACGAAGTGGGTGTGACGGTGATGATCGCCAGTCACGATCTGGCCCTGCTCAAGCGCATGAACAAACGGGTGCTCGGCCTCTCCGGCGGTCAGGTGGCACACGATGGAGTCCTGCCGTGA
- the rsmD gene encoding 16S rRNA (guanine(966)-N(2))-methyltransferase RsmD encodes MTRTRKAPQRSVTQSAKPTPVSQPLRIIGGQWRGRKLTFPAVDGLRPTGDRIRETLFNWLAPFLPGAHCLDLFAGSGALGFEALSRGADEALLLERDPSAAAQLRENLKTLKTTAGEVIQADSIEWLTTAPATPFDVVFVDPPFQHDLWQISIDRLAEGGWLTPDAAVYIESEPDTPIVVPEHWHLHRDKTSGQVRYRLYFVDH; translated from the coding sequence TTGACCCGCACCCGAAAAGCGCCCCAGCGAAGCGTGACCCAATCCGCAAAACCTACCCCGGTCAGCCAACCCCTGCGCATCATTGGCGGTCAGTGGCGGGGCCGCAAGCTTACCTTTCCAGCGGTGGACGGGTTGCGCCCGACCGGCGACCGGATTCGCGAAACGCTGTTCAACTGGCTGGCCCCCTTCCTGCCCGGCGCCCACTGTCTGGACCTGTTTGCCGGCTCCGGAGCCCTGGGGTTTGAAGCCCTGTCCCGGGGCGCCGATGAAGCCTTGCTTCTGGAGCGAGACCCCAGCGCCGCCGCTCAGTTGCGCGAGAATCTCAAGACGCTGAAAACTACCGCCGGCGAGGTGATTCAGGCCGACAGTATCGAGTGGCTCACCACAGCGCCGGCCACGCCGTTTGATGTGGTCTTTGTCGACCCGCCGTTTCAACACGACCTCTGGCAGATCAGCATCGACCGCCTGGCCGAGGGCGGCTGGCTGACGCCGGATGCTGCGGTCTATATCGAGTCGGAACCGGACACCCCCATCGTCGTCCCCGAACACTGGCACCTGCACCGGGACAAAACCAGCGGCCAGGTTCGCTATCGGCTATATTTCGTAGACCACTGA